A stretch of the Aggregicoccus sp. 17bor-14 genome encodes the following:
- a CDS encoding TIGR00730 family Rossman fold protein yields the protein MPPFVVQPRPGFNPFVTLESWMKRRPSRVRPRSLPANRRLPAEADALEQLRFHFQKALRPEGPARPAKVDHSLRDDDGTTADEHFLQASQPADAFTHTDPWRVMRMTAELVEGIDALAGVEKGVSVFGSARTAPEAPEYAAAVEVGRRLARAGYSVITGGGPGIMEAANRGAREGGGRSIGCNIELPFEQAANPYVSTLVTFRYFFMRKTMFVKYSSAFVIFPGGFGTLDELFEALVLIQTGKIYRFPVVLVGRRYWEGLLRWLRDAPLASGCIAPSDLELLTVTDDPAEVVRCIRRCEQPRRPARGSRARR from the coding sequence ATGCCTCCCTTCGTGGTCCAGCCGCGCCCCGGATTCAACCCCTTCGTCACCCTGGAGTCGTGGATGAAGCGCCGCCCGTCCCGTGTTCGCCCCCGCTCGCTGCCCGCCAACCGCCGCCTCCCCGCCGAGGCGGACGCGCTCGAGCAGCTGCGCTTCCACTTCCAGAAGGCCCTGCGCCCGGAAGGCCCCGCACGCCCGGCCAAGGTGGACCACAGCCTGCGCGACGACGACGGCACCACCGCGGACGAGCACTTCCTCCAGGCCTCCCAGCCCGCGGACGCCTTCACCCACACCGACCCGTGGCGGGTGATGCGGATGACGGCCGAGCTGGTGGAGGGCATCGACGCGCTCGCGGGCGTGGAGAAGGGCGTCTCGGTGTTCGGCTCCGCGCGCACCGCCCCGGAGGCGCCCGAGTACGCCGCGGCGGTGGAGGTGGGCCGCCGGCTCGCCCGGGCTGGCTACAGCGTCATCACCGGCGGCGGCCCCGGCATCATGGAGGCGGCCAACCGCGGCGCGCGCGAGGGCGGCGGGCGCTCCATCGGGTGCAACATCGAGCTGCCCTTCGAGCAGGCCGCGAACCCATACGTCAGCACCCTGGTGACCTTCCGCTACTTCTTCATGCGCAAGACGATGTTCGTGAAGTACTCGAGCGCCTTCGTCATCTTCCCCGGCGGCTTCGGCACGCTCGACGAGCTGTTCGAGGCGCTGGTGCTCATCCAGACGGGGAAGATCTACCGCTTCCCGGTGGTGCTCGTCGGCCGGCGCTACTGGGAGGGACTGCTGCGCTGGCTGCGGGACGCACCGCTGGCGAGCGGCTGCATCGCGCCGTCGGACCTCGAGCTGCTCACCGTCACCGACGACCCGGCAGAGGTGGTGCGCTGCATCCGCCGCTGCGAGCAGCCGCGGCGGCCGGCGCGTGGCTCGCGGGCGCGGCGCTGA
- the yjjJ gene encoding type II toxin-antitoxin system HipA family toxin YjjJ, producing the protein MLAAEDVLSTLARMQPVGASELAAALGTSRPTVSRFLQGLGDRVCQMGRTRGTRYVLTRALEGLGSRLPLWRITEAGRAESLGELHLLATGDHWLQREHAPAILFEGIPPFVVDMSPQGYLGRTFALRHPELSLPEHLQRWTDDQRLLALARRGEDCVGNLVLGRESLDRWLQDEVRPVQRESYPKLATGSAQNPEGSSAGGEQPKFLAFVEGRHVLVKFVGGDGAAADRRRDLLVCEHLALEHLREAGVDAARSRWFDLGGFRFLEVERFDRVGLRGRRGLLSLAALDAYVGAGRGWRAVARGLREQGWLDAGQEQRVRWLDVFGQLTGNTDRHLGNLSLFAEVDATPLQVAPCYDMLPMLFAPHDLQVVERDFKPEPPTSETLDVWSTAAAQASAYWERLAASPHLGDALRARAEHCGAQLAQLRARVAL; encoded by the coding sequence ATGCTTGCTGCCGAAGACGTGCTTTCCACGCTTGCCAGGATGCAACCCGTCGGAGCGAGCGAGCTGGCCGCTGCGCTCGGGACCTCCCGACCGACGGTCTCTCGCTTCCTCCAGGGACTCGGCGATCGGGTCTGTCAGATGGGGCGTACGCGGGGCACGCGCTACGTGCTCACGCGTGCGCTCGAGGGACTGGGCAGCCGGCTCCCGCTCTGGCGCATCACGGAGGCGGGCCGCGCCGAGAGCCTCGGGGAGCTGCATCTCCTGGCCACCGGAGACCACTGGCTGCAGCGCGAGCACGCGCCCGCAATCCTCTTCGAGGGCATCCCGCCCTTCGTCGTGGACATGAGTCCCCAGGGCTACCTGGGACGCACTTTCGCGCTCCGTCACCCGGAGCTCTCGCTGCCCGAGCACCTGCAGCGGTGGACCGACGATCAACGTCTGCTCGCGCTGGCTCGCCGCGGAGAGGATTGCGTCGGCAATCTGGTGCTCGGGCGTGAATCATTGGATCGCTGGCTTCAGGACGAGGTGCGACCTGTGCAGCGGGAGTCCTATCCGAAGCTGGCCACCGGCTCGGCGCAGAACCCCGAGGGCTCCTCGGCAGGAGGTGAGCAGCCGAAGTTCCTGGCCTTCGTCGAGGGCAGGCACGTCTTGGTGAAGTTCGTGGGTGGAGATGGCGCGGCAGCGGATCGGCGCCGCGACCTCCTTGTCTGCGAGCACCTCGCGCTCGAGCACCTCCGGGAGGCAGGAGTCGACGCCGCGCGCTCGCGCTGGTTCGACCTCGGCGGCTTTCGCTTCCTGGAGGTGGAGCGCTTCGATCGCGTCGGGCTGCGGGGGCGGCGCGGACTCCTGTCGCTCGCCGCGCTCGATGCGTACGTAGGGGCGGGGCGGGGCTGGCGGGCTGTCGCGCGCGGCCTGCGAGAGCAGGGGTGGCTGGATGCAGGCCAGGAGCAGCGCGTGCGCTGGCTGGACGTCTTCGGCCAGCTCACCGGCAACACCGACCGCCACCTGGGCAACCTCTCGCTCTTCGCCGAGGTCGACGCGACGCCCCTGCAGGTAGCCCCCTGCTACGACATGCTGCCGATGCTCTTTGCCCCCCACGACCTCCAGGTCGTGGAGCGGGACTTCAAGCCCGAGCCGCCTACCTCGGAGACGCTCGACGTCTGGAGCACCGCTGCAGCGCAGGCCAGCGCGTACTGGGAGCGCCTCGCTGCGAGCCCGCACCTCGGTGACGCGCTGCGCGCGCGCGCCGAGCACTGCGGCGCCCAGCTCGCGCAGCTGCGCGCGCGCGTCGCGCTCTAG
- a CDS encoding RNB domain-containing ribonuclease: MGSPTDTRTPAAAAGTFDLLAAARQTVAAAGFEVDLSPEALAEVARLPAGSPTLQPRVRDLREALWSSIDNEDSRDLDQIEVAEALPGGDVRVWVGIADVDALVPRGSALDARAAHNTTSVYTGPAVFPMLPERLSCDLSSLNPGVDRLAMVMELVVRPDGTLVSSDVFRALVRNHAKLSYDAVGPWLEGRAELPAEVARVAGLEAQLRLQDEASRRLKRWRLEHGALEFETVEARPVMEGEKVVDVKLTPKSRSRELIEDLMVAANGAMSRCLDAYKRSAIARVVHTPRRWDRIVELARGAGTELPATPDAVALAGFLRARRAADPAHFAELSLSVVKLMGAGEYALEPAGAPNLGHFALAMADYTHGTAPNRRYADLVTQRLLKAALAGQPAPYSDEELAAIAQRCTQMDTAERRVERQLRKVAAALLLRSRIGDTFDAIVTGAADKGVFVRLLAPPAEGRVVRGEAGLDVGDAVRVKLLATEPAKGFIDFARA, translated from the coding sequence ATGGGCTCCCCCACGGACACTCGCACGCCGGCCGCGGCCGCTGGCACCTTCGACCTGCTCGCTGCCGCCCGGCAGACGGTTGCCGCCGCCGGCTTCGAGGTGGACCTCTCCCCCGAGGCGCTCGCCGAGGTGGCGCGGCTGCCCGCAGGGAGTCCCACGCTGCAGCCCCGCGTGAGGGATCTGCGCGAGGCGCTGTGGAGCTCCATCGACAACGAGGACTCGCGCGACCTCGACCAGATCGAGGTGGCCGAGGCCCTGCCGGGCGGAGACGTGCGGGTGTGGGTGGGAATCGCGGACGTGGACGCGCTCGTGCCCCGGGGCAGCGCGCTGGATGCGCGGGCCGCGCACAACACCACGTCCGTGTACACCGGCCCCGCGGTGTTCCCCATGCTGCCCGAGCGGCTCTCGTGTGACCTGAGCTCGCTCAACCCCGGCGTGGACCGGCTCGCGATGGTGATGGAGCTGGTGGTGCGCCCGGACGGCACGCTGGTGAGCAGCGACGTGTTCCGCGCGCTCGTGCGCAACCACGCGAAGCTGTCCTACGACGCCGTGGGTCCCTGGCTCGAGGGGCGCGCCGAGCTGCCCGCGGAAGTCGCGCGGGTGGCGGGGCTCGAGGCGCAGCTGCGGCTGCAGGACGAGGCCTCGCGCCGGCTCAAGCGCTGGCGGCTGGAGCACGGCGCGCTCGAGTTCGAGACCGTGGAGGCGCGTCCCGTGATGGAGGGCGAGAAGGTGGTGGACGTGAAGCTCACGCCCAAGAGCCGCTCGCGCGAGCTGATCGAGGACCTGATGGTGGCGGCCAACGGCGCGATGTCGCGCTGCCTGGATGCGTACAAGCGCTCGGCGATCGCCCGGGTGGTGCACACGCCCCGGCGCTGGGACCGCATCGTCGAGCTCGCGCGCGGGGCCGGCACCGAGCTGCCCGCCACGCCGGACGCGGTGGCGCTCGCGGGCTTCCTGCGGGCGCGCCGCGCGGCGGACCCGGCGCACTTCGCCGAGCTGTCGCTCTCGGTGGTGAAGCTGATGGGCGCGGGCGAGTACGCGCTCGAGCCGGCGGGCGCGCCCAACCTCGGCCACTTCGCGCTCGCGATGGCGGACTACACGCACGGCACCGCGCCCAACCGGCGCTACGCGGACCTGGTGACGCAGCGGCTGCTCAAGGCCGCGCTCGCGGGCCAGCCCGCGCCGTACTCCGACGAGGAGCTCGCGGCGATCGCCCAGCGCTGCACCCAGATGGACACCGCGGAGCGCAGGGTGGAGCGGCAGCTGCGCAAGGTGGCCGCGGCGCTGCTGCTGCGCAGCCGCATCGGCGACACCTTCGACGCCATCGTCACCGGGGCCGCGGACAAGGGCGTCTTCGTGCGCCTGCTCGCCCCGCCCGCGGAGGGGAGGGTGGTGCGCGGCGAGGCAGGGCTCGACGTGGGAGACGCCGTGCGGGTGAAGCTGCTCGCGACCGAGCCCGCCAAGGGCTTCATCGACTTCGCGAGGGCGTGA
- a CDS encoding DUF11 domain-containing protein, translating into MAAPSSSLAKAALLLCLAVALAPSLGRAQTFPVTQCAADRFRSDLGCTAGDVSITGIKLAPGGPTSCVGGTSVTADLDITVNFSTPDRWDIGIFLVNDGKPPMAMSSNGGAAVCSVGVLPTTAPFLDLDGASIGIPADTCGDGNGRINGNTGSGVFRMTGVPVRCQAINLSGGNLYIPFVVSWDNQSSPSGSTCRSNADPVPNTKSKCNSPNTTVATEVAYGTVPVVVLPQITKTNNTPNATMGGTSVYTVVITNTTGVSLSGASFADPAITGLNVTGVSCAAGGGATCPAGLTVAGVQGAGVTLATMPVNSTLTFTLTGTVTAAAGATLTNTASVSVAGQSNTASDTDQVLPRITVRAQTTGGTAAFNYTGTNGVGTFSLNTATANPQTSTTFNATALNTATTITQTPPALWTVGSASCTDGSSSFGSLSGNVLTLAASDLTAGRNIVCTFNNRPLGADLAVTAAVNTPVPTAGNTVTFTLTVTNLGPDPTTGAVLTGASLPAGYTLLSSTASQGTYSAGTWTIGALPVGGTVTLTITARVNDRDVAPAASAYSFTTTASSNLADTVTANNSATASVTPPVPRLSFVKVADRTTARPGDVITYTITVTNTGTGSARSVIMLDPLDEYVAMGLNAYGTNVAFSSTDSTPASGLTMPAPAYSNSSTTWTAYTATSGGGGAPAGYDNNVRQWRLPMNGTLRPGGSLTVRFQTRIK; encoded by the coding sequence ATGGCTGCCCCCTCCTCCTCGCTCGCGAAGGCCGCGCTGCTCCTGTGCCTCGCGGTGGCGCTCGCCCCGTCGCTGGGCCGCGCGCAGACCTTCCCCGTCACCCAGTGCGCTGCGGATCGCTTCCGCTCCGACCTGGGCTGCACCGCGGGCGACGTGTCCATCACCGGCATCAAGCTCGCGCCTGGCGGCCCCACCTCCTGCGTGGGCGGCACCAGCGTGACGGCGGACCTGGACATCACGGTGAACTTCTCCACGCCGGACCGCTGGGACATCGGCATCTTCCTGGTCAACGACGGCAAGCCGCCCATGGCGATGTCCAGCAACGGCGGCGCCGCCGTCTGCTCCGTGGGCGTGCTCCCCACCACCGCGCCCTTCCTGGACCTGGACGGCGCGTCCATCGGCATCCCGGCGGACACCTGCGGCGACGGCAACGGCCGCATCAACGGCAACACCGGCTCGGGCGTGTTCCGCATGACCGGCGTACCCGTGCGCTGCCAGGCCATCAACCTGAGCGGCGGCAACCTCTACATCCCCTTCGTGGTGTCCTGGGACAACCAGTCGAGCCCCTCGGGCTCCACCTGCCGCTCGAACGCGGACCCCGTCCCCAACACCAAGTCCAAGTGCAACTCGCCCAACACGACCGTGGCCACTGAGGTGGCCTACGGCACGGTGCCGGTGGTGGTGCTGCCGCAGATCACCAAGACGAACAACACCCCCAACGCGACCATGGGAGGCACCAGCGTCTATACGGTCGTCATCACCAACACGACCGGCGTGTCGCTCTCGGGCGCGAGCTTCGCGGACCCGGCCATCACCGGTCTCAACGTCACGGGCGTGAGCTGCGCGGCGGGCGGCGGCGCGACCTGCCCCGCGGGCCTCACCGTGGCGGGCGTGCAGGGCGCGGGCGTCACGCTGGCGACCATGCCGGTCAACAGCACGCTGACCTTCACCCTCACCGGCACCGTGACGGCCGCCGCCGGCGCGACGCTGACCAACACCGCCTCGGTGAGCGTGGCGGGACAGAGCAACACCGCGAGCGACACGGACCAGGTGCTGCCGCGCATCACCGTGCGCGCGCAGACCACCGGCGGCACCGCAGCCTTCAACTACACGGGCACCAACGGCGTGGGCACCTTCTCGCTCAACACGGCGACGGCGAACCCGCAGACCTCCACCACCTTCAACGCCACGGCGCTGAACACCGCGACGACCATCACCCAGACCCCGCCCGCGCTCTGGACGGTGGGCTCGGCGAGCTGCACCGACGGCAGCTCCAGCTTCGGCAGTCTCTCCGGCAACGTCCTCACGCTCGCTGCCTCGGACCTGACGGCCGGCCGCAACATCGTCTGCACCTTCAACAACCGCCCGCTCGGCGCGGACCTCGCCGTCACCGCCGCGGTGAACACGCCGGTGCCGACCGCCGGCAACACCGTCACCTTCACGCTGACGGTGACGAACCTCGGGCCGGACCCCACCACGGGCGCGGTGCTCACCGGCGCGTCGCTGCCCGCGGGCTACACGCTGCTCTCGAGCACCGCGAGCCAGGGCACCTACAGCGCGGGCACCTGGACCATCGGCGCGCTCCCGGTGGGCGGCACGGTCACCCTCACGATCACGGCGCGGGTGAATGATCGGGACGTGGCGCCAGCCGCCAGCGCCTACAGCTTCACGACCACCGCGAGCAGCAACCTGGCGGACACCGTCACCGCCAACAACAGCGCGACCGCCAGCGTCACCCCGCCCGTGCCCCGCCTCAGCTTCGTGAAGGTGGCGGACCGCACGACCGCTCGCCCCGGCGACGTCATCACCTACACCATCACTGTCACCAACACGGGAACGGGCAGCGCCAGGAGCGTGATCATGCTCGACCCGCTGGACGAGTACGTGGCCATGGGGCTCAACGCCTACGGCACGAACGTGGCCTTCAGCTCCACCGACAGCACCCCGGCCTCCGGCCTCACCATGCCCGCGCCCGCCTACTCGAACAGCAGCACCACGTGGACGGCGTACACCGCCACCTCCGGCGGAGGCGGCGCGCCGGCGGGCTACGACAACAACGTGCGCCAGTGGCGCCTCCCGATGAACGGCACGCTGCGCCCCGGCGGCAGCCTCACGGTGCGCTTCCAGACGCGCATCAAGTAG
- a CDS encoding putative metal-binding motif-containing protein, with amino-acid sequence MREHCATGFDCVDKQCVALPGTVCQERVRVQPCELSAGVCARVRRGCVDGAFEQTCTAASYGPTYEALETRCDGLDNDCDGRVDTGALPVGLPGKLLVFPRGYALVTWSSDYDWNTQVSYQLLTPQLEPAGPRLRLEAAAFPALLSQTVRAIPLGDGAIVLWSGAESSSGSQRSRIVRIAHGEKWGDVSLAAGPETLEGLSGATPHLALDGTRQRLLVAWLEAGQVQGQLLSPELASLARAPLLEEAELGATAPGVSTGSWLSLGGVTAVGTAEFGVAALSTEASGARRVLFRTVSGALASRSALTAYEGAPGMTELGVTSTAAGSPVMSWLTTFSAPDGDHLAVDLVRPLSPTLPLRVFEGRAMGTPRLVTAFGTAGDLALALTGSLVDGRPRLILHLVSPDNQVRGQPLDLAASSAPELTWMPDLSKWWVSSGDWTGETGWACGPVAPPHAPT; translated from the coding sequence GTGCGGGAGCACTGCGCCACGGGCTTCGACTGCGTCGACAAGCAATGTGTCGCGCTCCCGGGCACCGTCTGCCAGGAGCGCGTGCGCGTGCAGCCGTGTGAGCTGAGCGCCGGCGTCTGCGCGCGCGTCCGTCGCGGCTGCGTGGACGGAGCCTTCGAGCAGACCTGCACCGCTGCCTCCTACGGGCCCACCTACGAGGCGCTGGAGACGCGCTGCGACGGGCTGGACAACGACTGCGACGGCCGCGTCGACACGGGGGCGCTCCCGGTCGGGCTGCCCGGCAAGCTGCTCGTCTTTCCCCGTGGCTACGCGCTCGTCACCTGGAGCAGTGACTACGACTGGAACACCCAGGTGTCCTACCAGTTGCTCACTCCGCAGCTCGAGCCTGCGGGCCCCCGCCTCCGCCTCGAGGCTGCGGCCTTCCCTGCCCTCCTGAGTCAGACGGTGCGCGCCATCCCGCTCGGGGACGGGGCCATCGTGCTGTGGAGCGGCGCAGAGTCGTCCTCGGGCTCGCAGCGCTCGCGCATCGTGCGCATCGCGCACGGTGAGAAGTGGGGCGACGTTTCGCTCGCCGCGGGGCCCGAGACGCTCGAGGGGCTGAGCGGGGCCACGCCCCACCTGGCGCTGGATGGCACCCGCCAGCGCCTCCTCGTGGCGTGGCTGGAGGCGGGGCAGGTCCAGGGCCAGCTCCTCTCGCCCGAGCTCGCGTCGCTTGCGCGGGCCCCCCTCCTCGAGGAGGCGGAGCTCGGCGCGACGGCGCCCGGCGTGAGCACCGGCAGCTGGCTGAGTCTCGGAGGGGTGACGGCGGTGGGCACGGCGGAGTTCGGGGTGGCGGCGCTGAGCACTGAGGCCTCCGGCGCCCGCAGGGTCCTCTTTCGCACGGTGTCCGGCGCGCTCGCGTCGCGCTCCGCCCTCACGGCCTACGAGGGCGCTCCGGGCATGACAGAGCTGGGGGTGACGAGCACAGCTGCGGGCTCGCCCGTGATGAGCTGGCTGACCACCTTCAGCGCACCCGATGGAGATCACCTCGCCGTCGACCTCGTGCGGCCCCTCTCGCCCACTCTGCCGCTGCGCGTCTTCGAAGGACGCGCCATGGGAACGCCTCGGCTCGTGACCGCGTTCGGTACGGCAGGCGACCTGGCGCTTGCACTCACCGGCTCCCTGGTGGACGGACGCCCTCGCCTCATCCTCCACCTCGTCTCTCCGGACAATCAGGTGCGCGGGCAGCCGCTGGACCTCGCTGCCTCCTCCGCGCCGGAGCTGACGTGGATGCCCGACCTCTCGAAGTGGTGGGTCTCCAGTGGGGACTGGACGGGCGAGACCGGTTGGGCCTGCGGGCCGGTAGCCCCGCCGCACGCACCTACTTGA